One Miscanthus floridulus cultivar M001 chromosome 11, ASM1932011v1, whole genome shotgun sequence DNA window includes the following coding sequences:
- the LOC136491282 gene encoding calcium-dependent protein kinase 12-like: protein MGNCFTKTYEQEIPITTDRPTHDHTALEVPLSSGSGSRRPPFFRAPPPPRLPAFPSLGTGSMGGRRAPTGQIGPILQRPMVDVRTLFHLERKLGSGQFGTTYLCTERATGRKYACKSVSKSKLVRRADIDDMRREITILQHLSGQPNVAEFKGAFEDTDDVHVVMEFCSGGELFDRITAKGSYSERQAAAVCRDILTVVHVCHFMGVMHRDLKPENFLLASRADDAPLKAIDFGLSVFIEEGKVYKEIVGSAYYVAPEVLHRNYGKEIDVWSAGVILYILLCGSPPFWAETEKGIFDAILAGELDLSSSPWPSISESAKDLIRRMLNRDAQRRITAVQALEHPWLKGGAPDRPIDSAVLSRMKQFKAMNKLKQLALKVIAENLTEDEIKGLKQMFNNMDTDKSGTITVEELKEGLTKLGSKISEAEVQKLMEAVDVDKSGSIDYAEFLTAMMNKHKLEKEEDLIRAFQHFDKDDSGYITRDELQQAMAEYGVSDEASIKEVLDEVDKDKDGRIDYEEFVEMMRKGSYT from the exons ATGGGCAACTGCTTCACCAAGACGTACGAGCAGGAGATACCAATCACCACGGACCGGCCGACCCACGATCACACGGCGCTGGAGGTGCCGCTGTCGTCGGGCTCGGGCTCGCGCCGGCCGCCGTTCTtccgggcgccgccgccgccgcggcttcCGGCCTTCCCGTCGTTGGGCACGGGGTCGATGGGCGGCCGGCGGGCGCCCACCGGCCAGATCGGCCCGATCCTGCAGCGGCCCATGGTGGACGTGCGCACGCTGTTCCACCTGGAGCGGAAGCTGGGGAGCGGGCAGTTCGGGACCACGTACCTGTGCACGGAGCGCGCGACGGGGAGGAAGTACGCGTGCAAGTCCGTGTCCAAGAGCAAGCTGGTGCGCCGCGCCGACATCGACGACATGCGCCGGGAGATCACCATCCTGCAGCACCTCAGCGGCCAGCCCAACGTGGCGGAGTTCAAGGGCGCCTTCGAGGACACCGACGACGTGCACGTCGTCATGGAGTTCTGCTCCGGCGGGGAGCTCTTCGACCGCATCACGGCCAAGGGGAGCTACTCCGAGCGCCAGGCAGCCGCCGTGTGCCGCGACATCCTCACAGTCGTGCACGTCTGCCACTTCATGGGGGTCATGCACCGGGACCTCAAGCCCGAGAACTTCCTCCTCGCCAGCCGCGCCGACGACGCGCCGCTCAAGGCCATCGACTTCGGCCTCTCTGTCTTCATCGAAGAAG GTAAAGTCTACAAGGAAATCGTGGGAAGTGCATACTATGTGGCGCCAGAGGTATTGCACCGGAATTACGGCAAAGAAATCGATGTCTGGAGTGCTGGCGTGATCCTATACATTCTTCTATGCGGGTCACCGCCTTTCTGGGCAG AAACGGAGAAAGGCATATTTGATGCAATATTGGCTGGCGAACTTGATTTAAGCTCCTCCCCGTGGCCCTCCATATCTGAAAGTGCAAAGGATCTCATTAGAAGAATGTTGAACAGGGATGCTCAGAGGCGCATTACTGCAGTACAGGCCCTAG AACATCCATGGCTCAAAGGTGGTGCACCTGACAGACCTATTGATAGCGCAGTCCTATCAAGAATGAAGCAATTCAAGGCAATGAACAAGCTAAAGCAACTTGCACTCAAG GTAATCGCAGAGAACCTAACAGAAGACGAGATCAAGGGACTGAAGCAGATGTTCAACAACATGGATACAGACAAGAGTGGCACGATCACGGTCGAAGAACTGAAGGAAGGACTGACAAAACTAGGGTCAAAGATTAGTGAAGCAGAGGTTCAGAAGCTTATGGAAGCA GTTGACGTGGACAAGAGTGGCAGCATTGATTACGCGGAGTTCCTTACTGCCATGATGAATAAACATAAACTGGAAAAGGAGGAGGATTTGATCCGTGCATTTCAACACTTTGACAAAGATGACAGCGG GTACATAACAAGAGATGAACTGCAACAAGCCATGGCGGAGTATGGAGTGAGTGATGAAGCAAGCATTAAAGAAGTACTGGATGAAGTTGATAAAGACAAG GATGGGAGAATCGACTATGAAGAGTTTGTAGAAATGATGAGGAAGGGAAGTTATACCTGA
- the LOC136494146 gene encoding uncharacterized protein encodes MAAVPVYSITRAEIDEFWRRKEVEAEERRLAAEKEAARIKAKTLKMEDYVLFEQMISEILKEGNKGDGATMAPAATGGTEARMVGIKHWWTRSAYAYLNSPALSMDGNGRSKHVASYVPQERCIIFCSSTPCQTNVNALAIF; translated from the exons ATGGCAGCAGTCCCGGTGTACAGCATCACAAGAGCGGAGATCGACGAGTTCTGGAGGAGGAAGGAGGTGGAAGCAGAGGAGCGGCGACTCGCTGCCGAGAAGGAGGCTGCAAGAATCAAGGCCAAGACACTCAAG ATGGAAGATTACGTGCTCTTCGAGCAAATGATCAGTGAGATTCTCAAGGAGGGGAACAAAGGAGACGGAGCAACCATGGCGCCAGCTGCCACCGGTGGCACTGAGGCACGGATGGTTGGTATCAAACACTG GTGGACAAGAAGTGCTTATGCTTATCTGAATTCACCTGCCTTGTCCATGGATGGGAATGGCAGAAGCAAACATGTTGCCTCATATGTTCCGCAGGAGAGATGTATCATTTTCTGCTCATCAACTCCATGCCAGACAAATGTCAATGCTCTTGCCATCTTTTAG